The sequence GCTTTAGAGGTAAATAGTTCAGAGATGTTTGTGTCACTTCAGTGCTTAACTCCCAGTGATTTaaattttttaatcttttttttcccctctcttctacAATTTTCCTAATAGAATATAGACTTCTCTGGGGCTACACTGTGAAAGGTAATACAGTACCTCAAAATGCAGACATCAGCTAGGATTTGCTAGAGCTTGAATATAGCAAGGTATTTATCTCCTGCTAATTTTAGCAGATTGAAAATCCCAGAAGTTATCCCAGATAAATGCTATCTGCTTCTCCAGGTTCCTAAATGCCTTTGAAGTCAGATTCTGTTTTCAAAAGTGACTTAGGAACAAAGTGCCTATGCCATATTTAATTTGTCTTTCCATAATTTCCCAGAAGTGTTGTTTTAAAATGTAGATGTGGCTCACTATTTGCTTAAACAAGTGAACGTATCCCATAGCATAAACATGGTTGCTACCAGTGCAGTCTTAGTTGCAAGTGATCTGCAAAGGCCAAAATAATGCTTCCCTCCATCCCAGTGTAGCAGTGAACAGGATTTGTTATGATAAGAAGCTAATAAGAAATTAACAAAAGTAGCTGTGCTTTGATTTGTCATATCACTATGCTGCATTATCCTGGAGATGTTCATTCTGGGCTTTAGATGTGATTTAGAAACTTTAATTAAATAAGCCTCTCAGAAACCTTTGTTGGAAATCTAGGGTTAGTTCAAAAAAAACCTTGCATTAACTGAGAAATAATTGAATAAAGGTTAACATGGGATAAGCTCTCTATTTTGCAGAAGCAGGAGCTACAGCTTTAAATGTTGCATTGGTTGTAGTTACTAAAGGAAACACAAGAAATAGCTCAAGGTCATTGGACAAGATCATGGAAGAGAAGCCTTGGGAGGTGACTGTGGAAAAGGTGTGCTCACCCTGGCTCTCATTCTTTGCCTTTTGTTGGCTTACATGAGAAAACTTTACTGTAGAATATCTTTCCTCAGGAAAGTCTTTGTGAATATTTGAGTTGCATGTGTGTATTTTATATCTACCTATGTATAAAGAAAATCTATCTTTGAAATACTTGGGCTCTTTTAAAGCCATCAGTACCAGTAATGCATTGTAATATTTCTTTAGGCTGTCAGAAGAAGATGTGGCTCACAGGAGTATTCCTCCCATTAATGGTGctttgtgtgctgtgtgtgttgcACGTCACATCCTAGTGGTCGTGCAGCAGTGAGATGTGTGTGCTGTGGGTCAGGTACTATAGTGGTTAGGAATCTTCACCCGTCCAGGAAGGTGCCATGGAGTATAACAACTACATTTTGGACTGCCATCCACTTATATAGATATCTTCTCATTGGGCCCTGGCTGTCTGGGATGCTGCTCTTCATGTGGGGTAAGCTGTTAGAAACTGACTTCATCCTCCTTGGAAGCAGAAGTTGGGAAGTTATGGAAGTTGTGCCCTGGATTGTTGATATTCCTGTTAGTGGTGCTTACCTCAGCATTTGTGTCTCTCTGATCTAGATCTGAAGAAGACTCCTCATCCTTCAGAAGTAGCATGCTCACAGTCTTCACGGCCAATGATTCTTCTACAGCAAGCAGGACTTCTTCCTCATCCTGAGAAGCCTTCATCTCTTCCTATGTCAGTGGCTACAAGGCCAAGAGCCAGCTCACCATTGTCCCCACCAAAATCTCAAGGACTGGGGCCTTCAATTCATCACACACAAGAAGAGGAGGTTGCAAAGGTGGAGGAGCAGGACCCTATGCTGGAAGAACTATGTAAGCCCCTCTGCTGTAAGCTGTGCAATGTCACTCTGAATTCGGCACAACAAGCCCAGGCTCATTACCAGGTAAGGAGAGTAGCAGGAGGCAGagtgcttggggctgctgcatcTGCAGCTTGTGCAGACACACCTGTACCAGCACATTCATTGCCAGTAGCGTTGCTGTGGTAGCACAGAGCTAAGTGTGGGCTTATACACGAGGACTAACAGTTTCTCAAGGGGGTTTTGAGTGCTTTGTTGAggtggctgcagaagcagcatttgAGTTAGCTCATCTGAAGCTACCTCTACCATCTACTGCACTGAAAGCTGTGGCTAGAACTGCTCTTTAGACATGTCTTCACCCTGCTTGAATTTTCTGTTTGTCCAGGTATGCTGCAGTGCTTTCATTTAAGGTGTCATCACTGGAGCATGTTGTGGAAACTTTGTCCACAGGCACAGAGAAGTAGTACCGTGGTGACATGGGTGAAAATGCAGGCACTCCTAATTTTCTATTGTTTTATGCGATCTATTTTCTACCTGTACACTCTGATAGAGCTTCCGATTCCACGGACATGATTTCATAGGGCCTGGACAGATGTTTTCTGCTGGATCCAGCAGGGCAGTTAAgaaagggagctgctgctgtctgcctcCTTCCTGAGATTATGCACAACAGCTGATCTGTTGGTGGGGCCATTTATGCAAACTTTTGCATCAGCTGAACCAGTTCAGACCAAATTTTGTTCCAACTGGTCTGGTTAACCTGTCTGAAATAGGACCTACTTGCATGTGATTCTTTGCTGGGAGGTTGAATATGTCATAGTTTTATTTTACCCCATTGTACTAGTACCTTCTCTTAACAGTGCCATGTTTGTGTGTCATGTGGAGATAATAACTTTCACTACCAACAAATGCAAGAGGATGTTTGACATTCTCAGgacatcagacccaaatctcaGGTTTACTGTTGCCCCTGGAAAAAGTGGTATCATGCCAGTGAAGGGGGAGGTTGAATTAGTGTTACGCTTCAGCATCTGATTTCTGGAATATTTCTGCCATGAAGAGAGAGAAGTGCATTTGTAGTACATAACTTGCATTTATGCATATACATACTCTCATGTATCTCTGTCAGCCTTTCAAAACATGAAAAAGAACTACAGTGTGTATTTTCCAAGAGAGAATAAAATAGGAAGAAGGCTTTATTGAGTTCAATCTCATGGTTAACTCATGCTTGCAACCACATAAAGTGTCGGTGTGTGCGTTGAAGCTTCTCAAAAAGCTATGCAAAGCAGTTAATGCTTCatgtttaaaatacaaaatactagtttgaaatgaaatggaaatggaTAGAGGAACTAATTGTAAACCTACTGATTTGAGAAAATGCTAGGTGATGAGTATTTTACAGAAAGGGGAGGGTGCCAGCGTCTCTCAAGTCCAGAGCTGTTATTTTCTGAGTGACGTGTGGGGTGGCAACTTCGTGACCACTTTCTCATTTCGGTCTCTGGATCTTTTTGCTTTCAGTGTAAGATACTGTTATTAGGACAACCATTAATTTGGGTTCTCTTTGCAGGGTAAAAACCACAGTAAGAAACTCCGAAATTACTATGCGGCCAATAGCTGTCCGGCACCTGCCAGAATGAGCAATTCGGTGGAGCCTGCCCCACCTCAGGTTGTCTCCCATCCAGCTCAGGTAAGGCAGGAGAAGGTGACTGTGATCACCTGCTGCTTACAtgtctcctaccctccagcaagGATAGCTAGAACTTGCGTCTTGAGGATTactgcacagagctgggagtTTTCCTTGTGGTGGCACAGGATGGAAATAGCCTGTTGTGAGTgagctgtttgctttcctttgaaGGTGCAGATACTGAtctgctcttgcagcagagtACTGGACTTGAAAAGTTGTATTTCTGTATGGCAAATACTTTGTCTCCTAGGTAAGTCTGATGTGCTGCTGATTAGGGTTGTTTAAGGGCAGGTATAAAACAGCATTATTGGAGTTGGATTTGGACACAAGGGCATGGCATCATCACTCCATTATATGAAGGGAAGCCTACATGGAAAAAGTGCTTAGGCGCTCCTACACCCATTGCCCAGGGCTGTTAAGCTAATTTctcttttgttgttctttttgaAGTACTCATTCCTGTATGTAGGGTGAATGGATTGTTCCCCTAGTGATCCAGGTTAATTCTGGATGTGTTGGACGCATTAGAGGCAGAGGAGAtgatttttgctttcttctagAATTCATCATTTCTGATTGTCCTGGGACTTAACAGCTAACCTGGCTCTTGTGTGTGATGGTGCAGGGATGGAAGCTGTGCTTGTCATTTCCCACAGCATAAATCTTTGCTGTCTGTAGAAAAGCAAAGAGCATTTGCCATGAGTGGCAGACTGTTATACCTGCTGTTGGAGCCTCCAGAGGGAGACTCAGTCCCATGTAAAGTAACCGTGGTTCACAAAACTCAGTTGAGAGAGAGTTGAGTCCAACGCTAGGTTTTGGGACTTGGGTGCTGTACCTGTTGGGATATATGATAAtatgatacttttttttttaatggagaaaATCATCCATGGCAATAAAAAGACCACACTGGGGCTATGTGAGGATTCACGTTGTAATATAGAAGTCGGAattgtgtgtgtctgtgagcTTGAGCAATATCAGAGGACATGAGAAAGACATTTGACTTGGGAAGTGCTGCAGTGACATGGCTGCGTGTAtgaatggctgctgctgcactgtctACAAGACACTTTTCTGTGGATGGTACACACTGAGGAGGCATGGTTGCTGCTCTGATCTGTGTTTGGTCTGTCTCGCTAGACAGCAAGGTGTCCTTCATATGGCAAGAGCTACTCACCTGAGCCTGGGTCCTTCCTTTGAAGACTTGATTGAGGTGTCCTCCATCGGGATCAGAGGTTAGGCAACTCTGTGGTCAGGGAGCTGTGTAGAGACAGAGCACTGTGGAGAGATTAGATACACTGTATTCAGGAGGCAGAAGCGCTTTTACCTTTCAGAGGGTCTTCCTCAGTGTGAAAGTCGCAGCAGTCAGAAGCATCGTGGCTGTGATGGAAACAAGCCTCTGTAGCTATTGCAGGGGCACAGGGTATTTGTTCAGATTGCTTTTCCTCTCTTAGATCTCAAGGAATTTGCAGAGTCTCCTAGACGCTGAGGCAGGGAGAGTGAAGGGTTTTTAAGAACAGTTCGGGGAGTGCTTAAATGTCCTAATCCATATGCTCTAATTCCAGCTCTCTTGCTGCTTGATCAAGATGATACTGCACTCAGTCTCTGTGATTCCGATATTTCAACAGTTTAACCTCGTGTTTCACTTGCTGTCTTTCCCTTTGCTGCTAGATGGGATCCAGTAAACCAGGTGGCAGAGTGATCTTGGCCACAGAGAACGATTACTGCAAGCTTTGTGATGCCTCGTTTAGCTCTCCGGCTGTGGCACAGGCTCACTACCAAGGGAAAAATCATGCCAAACGGCTGCGCCTCGCAGAAGCACAGAATAACTCGT is a genomic window of Dryobates pubescens isolate bDryPub1 chromosome 13, bDryPub1.pri, whole genome shotgun sequence containing:
- the ZMAT3 gene encoding zinc finger matrin-type protein 3 → MILLQQAGLLPHPEKPSSLPMSVATRPRASSPLSPPKSQGLGPSIHHTQEEEVAKVEEQDPMLEELCKPLCCKLCNVTLNSAQQAQAHYQGKNHSKKLRNYYAANSCPAPARMSNSVEPAPPQVVSHPAQMGSSKPGGRVILATENDYCKLCDASFSSPAVAQAHYQGKNHAKRLRLAEAQNNSFSDASELGKRRARKEGNEYKMMQNRRNIYTVQNNTGPYFNPRSRQRIPRDLAMCVTPSGQFYCSMCNAGASEEMEFRQHLESKQHKSKVSEQRYRSEMENLGYVQ